The Lycium barbarum isolate Lr01 chromosome 4, ASM1917538v2, whole genome shotgun sequence nucleotide sequence AGTTAAATGGAATGCCAGAGGACATTATAAGTGATAGGGATCCCATCTTCACCAGTAAAGTATGGATAGAGCTGTTTTCTATGCCCGGTGTCACACTCAATACCTCTACTGCCACATCAGATGGGTAGACAGCGGTGGTGAACAGATGTGTGGAGACTTACCTCAGATGCTTCTTTTCAGGTTCTCAAACAAATTGGTCTAGCTTTTTGTCTGCAGCTGAATGGTGGTATAACACCACTCATCACTCATCCATCCAAACATCTCCCTATGAAGCACTTTATGGTCTACCTCATCCACTTCGGTTACCATATGCAGCAGGGGACTCAGCTGTTGATGAAGTGGACAGAAGCCTTATCACCAGAGAATTCAAGTTACAACTATTAAAACATGACCTCAATAGAGCTCAACACCGGATGGCAGAACAAGCAAACAAACACAGATCTAACAGACAATTCAGTGAAGGAGATTGGGTTTATTTGAAGATTCAACCCTACCGACAAGTAACCATGTCTGGTACTCATTTCAATAAGCTTTCAGCTAAGTACTATGGGCCTTACTTGATCAAGGAAAAAGTAAGACATGTTGCTTATAAGCTCAGTTACCCCCACAATTGCTCCTACACCCCGTCTTTCATGTCTCACAATTAAAGAAATGCCATCAGTTACCATCGAATATTTCACACCCTTCTGTCCTAAATCATGCCAGTCCCTATTGCCCACAACCTCAGAAAATTCTGGACAAACGTATGGTTCAAAAAGGAAATAAGGCAGTGGCTCAAGTGCTAATTCAATGGGATCAATTGACACCTGCAGAAGCGACTTGGGAAGATTACAATGCATTGAGGGTCAGATTTCCTTCCTTCTTTGCTTGAGGTCAAGGAAGATTTTAACAAGGAAGAACTGATACGAGTTAAGAAGTCGTATGCTTGCGGAGTTGTACATCGAGATTAGGAGTCGCACTTGACGGTTAAGTTAGTTAAAGAGTCTGGATATATTAAGTTTTACAGGGTTACAATTGAGCCCTAAATAAGTTTATAGTTTATAGTTTAAGTTATGTTATTTGCAGATTGACCCCTTAATTATTTATTCCTCTATATGAGGGGACCAGTAATTAGTTATAGTGTCAGCACCTTTGCAGCACTTTTGTAGTACAAGTACCTGGCTGTTTAGCCTTATCAATTTCAATTACATTAACTTCATCTTATTTTGCCCTAGTTAGCTTAGTTTTCTTTGTTGTTTTCTTCTTCAATACTTGCAGCCGCAACATTTAGTGGACCTTAGACAGAAACAAAGCTTAGAATTTGTAAAGCAGGGGTTGTTTAAGGGAAGTGACAATGCAAATTTACAAATTTAGAGGAATCTAAGTTGATGTAGCCCCAAATCAAACGGCTATCTAAGGTAATAAAACACACTATTGGTAAATTATTTTGCAATTTGTTTGTTGTTATTTCCTAAAGAGCGCCCTAGCCTATATAACTTTTCTCATTTTGCTTAATCAGAATTTTATAAATTTGTACTATTTATCTAGTTCAACGAATGGAAGGTGGATGACAAAGGAGAGAAATTCGTTGAGTTGTTTTCAGTTTAAGTATTCAAAGTGGTTCTAATGTTAGTTAGCAAAGGTGGTAgggaaataaaaagataaaacatCTTCAAGAAAAGTAAACTGTAGTGAGGGCGTTGAACTTTTTAAGGAGTGACATGTAATAATCAGAATAGAAGATTCAAATGGctagaaaattggttgacttgatTGTGAGGTTCTCAATAAGATTAATAACATACATTATATGATACCTTGGAATTACGAAATGTTATTTGCTCCTTTTCAGAGCGACTTAATTACAATATTACTATGTGTTCTTCCTCCATCTACTTGCCAATCCCCTTCACAGATCAGCATCAAACAAATTAACCGAGGTGTTATGCTCCATTTCAGTAATCAATTAATCCTCACATGTTCGATCATTGATACTTTATTAAACATTTAAATCTTACTCTTTAAtcttaatgtatttatttaacatatattttCTACTTGAGGTTGAAgaagcaaataattcatcaatcaTTAGATTTGATCAATTTAGGACTAGAAATTAATATGAGATAGAGTGACGTAAAGAGAGCATATCGATCAGGAAGTGGTACTATATATATTCACCAAATACGTAAAACTCCAGTACATGCATGCCACTTCAAACCAAATTATTCAACCATAAACATAAAGTAGTGCTCTTCAAGACTAGAGAGCACATCTTACATTGAGTGATATAAATAAATTTACTGGACTGTAGAGCAGTCAATGTTGGGGCTAATCTTGTAAGGAACAGTGACACCACATTTGCTAAGAAGTGTTTCAGCTTTGTTAGTATCAATACTGCTGCCAAGACTTGCCGCTCCTGATTTCAGGCAGGTACACACCCCCTGTCGGTCAGCGGTGGTTCTAGCGGCTGTGTAGAGGGACTTAATCCCGCTACAACAGCCAGCTGGCGACGTCTGTTTGCTACCTCCCATGAGGTAGCTGAGGCACGGCATTAGCTTAGAGTACACTGTGTTGCATGAGATTGCAGCTTCTGCATGTGGtactgatgaaaatgaaattaccACCATGCATAGGAGGAAACAAAATGCTGAATTTTTTTGCATTTGTGAGAAAGCCATTGTATTGGAGAAATTAGTGATCTTCTTACACTGGATTGGATTTGGGATGCTTATGCAATGTTCTCAAAGATTGAATTTATAGACAAAGTTTTAGTGGAGTAGGTGAGTCCATTTAATTTGAGCATGAAATATGTTGTAAAGTTGGGGATGTGCTAGTTTAAAATAAGTAAATATTTTGTTGGGTAAATTACCACTACTCCATTGCTTTCTAGTtctaggtaaaaaaaaaaaaaaattgcacgcCTATTGTTCTTTTTCCCTTTCAAATTTATATTCATTGCAATAAATGATGTACAGGTGTCATTCATCCAAATATGTACTTGACAAAATGAAGAGAAAGTGTAATGGAGAAGAACCAAAATATGGAGTACTAATTTAGTTAAATAACCTTATAATTAATGTAATTAAATAATTTTGTTAATGGGTCTATCAAAACCATAAACAACAAATAAAAAGTACCAGAGGAAGCGCACTCGGCCTTTTGGACATCAAATATTCTTTAACATTTCAAATGCAATACTTTCGTAGCTGCAAATATTGgtttggccatcaattttcaAGTACTAAACTTTAGAATTTTAAATGTTGAAATATTAGCTTGAGAAACATTTCAGGTGAAATAATGATATTCATAAATCTAACTTttacaaaaaggaaaaagaaaatccaAGTGTCAACGCTTTTTTGAACAAGAATTTGATTGGCACATTTTTTGAGCTacacttcttgagttgtgtaaaGGCTAAGGCTTGAGTGGCTGAAACGTTGATAGTGCCTCACTTACTAGGCATGCATTATTTACATCCCTCCACTACTTTAGTGGATTGTGTTAAGGTGCTCATATATTTAACCAAACAACTTCTACAATTCAGCCTAAAGGATTGAGTTGGTTAATAAATATTATATGGGAGCTACAATCAAAGCTTAGAGAAACACTTGGGCATTTTCGAGTTAAAGTATTGGATAAAGAAAACAAGGTGGTGCATAATCCTTGTTTGTATGCTGCAAATATAATGAGGGGCGGTAGGTGAAGCAATATTAAAATGGCTTTATGAACTTAAGCTTGACTCGTCGATGTTCGTGACCACTTTAAACTTTTTTAATATTAAAACAactaaatataaaatatataatttttacTTAGTCTTGTATTccttaattataatttttttaaatatgttGTTTCAAAAGATTTTGATGTTTCTAGCTtacaatatattttaaaataacaacaataacatataAACAGTATAATCCAACAAGTGGAACCCCAAGGAGGATGGCGTATACACAGTCTTAACTGATGATTAACAGAAAAAGATGATCAAGGTTATCCTGAGGCTACAACTGATAATAACAAAGTTATAAAAAGTGAGTCTGCTGATTCAGGAGGCACATCATTTCCTGATGCTGGCAGCTTCTCATGTTTTATGCGGGTGGATGGTCGAAATTTTATGCTAGATAAGTACATCCTTTTGGAGAAGGAATTATACGAACTAGAGATGGCAACGTAGTGGCAACTGAAAAACTTGATCATGAAGATGTGCGACTTTATGTTGAGAAATTGATGGTGGTCATAAATACTCTCAAGCACTAATAAATAATGGATAATCTATGAATGGAATAGTTCTACTAGCACTGAGGTTCAACAGGATGATGAATTGCATCAAAGAGAACTTGCTATCTGAATTAGCATGGGTGAAAAAAGTCATGTGCAGAAATGCTCCTAATGAATTATCTATACATCAGAATATCAATCGAATCTCAAATGAACAGGTCCCTGATGCCAACAATGACCATGAATGAGGACTACAAACACCAGGGATTTTGTTTAAAGGACATAGTGTTGCTAAAAGTATTCCATGTTTTCACGGTCATATGACATAATGTACAAATAGCATATGGAAGAATTCAATACTATGAAGAGTTGCAGGAGTTGTTTGCGGGCTATGCATTGAGGATTTTGTTATTATCGGTATTCAATAGGAACAATTACAATGACATTAGCTATTTAATTTAAACATCTAATTTTATCTTTTAGttcatttgaagggcaaaccgtgcaattaAAAGACAAGAAACAAGCTGGAAACAATATTTGACTAAGTCAACAGACCCAAATACAGAAGGTGGAAACTTTAACCAAAAGCAGTAAAACAAAAGCTTAACCCATCTCAAAAAAACAAGTTGAAGGGTAAAAATCAAagtccagcccatttgaagggtaaaaatCAAAATCCAACCGatttgaagggcaaaccgtgcaattaAATGAAAATAATGTTAAACATCTGCCCACAGGGTAACTTTGACCCATACCCGTAAAAAAAGGGATCTAAGAATTTTCTTTGTTTAGAAGGGAAAAGCATAGACGAAGTACGTTCTCTCTTCTCTTTGTTTGTTTCAATTCTCCCCagaattttctttgtttatagATATGCTTGTGGCTCTGAAAAAATCTTGGATAGAGCTTCAAAAAAATCTTAGAAATTTTTCTTAGAAATAATAGTCTCCTTTTTTTGTTTGGTTCTGAAA carries:
- the LOC132638329 gene encoding non-specific lipid-transfer protein 1-like; the protein is MAFSQMQKNSAFCFLLCMVVISFSSVPHAEAAISCNTVYSKLMPCLSYLMGGSKQTSPAGCCSGIKSLYTAARTTADRQGVCTCLKSGAASLGSSIDTNKAETLLSKCGVTVPYKISPNIDCSTVQ